One genomic region from Panthera tigris isolate Pti1 chromosome D1, P.tigris_Pti1_mat1.1, whole genome shotgun sequence encodes:
- the NDUFC2 gene encoding NADH dehydrogenase [ubiquinone] 1 subunit C2, with protein MMSGRPGRVPLQFLPDEARSLPPPKLTDPRLVYMGFLGYCSGLIDNAIRRRPVVTAGLHRQLLYVTSFVFIGYYLLKRQDYMYAVKDHDMFAYVKSHPEDFPEKDKKTYGDFLEEFHPVR; from the exons ATGATGAGCGGACGGCCGGGCCGAGTGCCCTTACAGTTCCTGCCGGATGAGGCCCGGAGCCTCCCACCGCCCAAGCTGACCGACCCGAGACTCGTCTACATGGGTTTCTTGGGCTACTGCTCCGGCCTGATTGATAACGCGATCCGGCGAAGGCCGGTGGTGACTGCCG GTTTACATCGCCAGCTTCTATATgttacttcttttgtctttattggatattatcttttaaaacGTCAAGACTATATGTATGCTGTGAAGGACCATGATATGTTTGCATATGTAAAATCACATCCAGAGGATTTTCCTGAAAAag ataagaaaacttaCGGTGACTTTCTTGAAGAATTCCATCCAGTGCGTTGA
- the LOC102965768 gene encoding thyroid hormone-inducible hepatic protein gives MEAAAIMRVQTKHYPKNCLLTVMDRYSAVVRNMEQVVMIPSLLRDMQFNVHGHRAQDGAPDLYNYFTMLKAIRVDVDHGLLPREEWRSKVADGRASEAENEAAKTEKDEEERILGQLDLEAQFHLHFSSLHHILTHLTLKAEEVTRTYQEIMGQAK, from the coding sequence ATGGAAGCAGCAGCCATCATGCGGGTGCAAACCAAGCACTACCCCAAGAACTGCCTGCTGACTGTCATGGACCGGTACTCGGCCGTGGTGCGTAACATGGAGCAGGTGGTGATGATCCCCAGCCTCCTGCGGGACATGCAGTTTAATGTGCACGGGCACCGGGCCCAGGATGGGGCCCCTGATCTCTACAACTACTTCACCATGCTCAAGGCCATCCGCGTGGATGTGGACCACGGGCTGCTGCCCCGAGAGGAGTGGAGGTCCAAGGTGGCAGATGGCAGGGCCAGTGAGGCTGAGAATGAAGCTGCAAAGAcagagaaggatgaggaggagaggaTCTTGGGGCAGCTGGACCTGGAAGCCCAGTTCCACCTGCACTTTTCCAGCCTTCATCACATCCTCACCCACCTTACCCTGAAAGCTGAGGAGGTGACGAGGACATACCAGGAGATAATGGGACAGGCCAAGTAG